The following proteins come from a genomic window of Thermoleophilaceae bacterium:
- a CDS encoding ATP-binding protein, whose translation MGDVQGIGSRLRLPRRPDAAFAARQAVDALSSEIDEVALSDVRLLVTELIASRVQRPAGTAAAWVELDVELDDGRLHVEVKDYGQRWAFEPSPFTFEPEASSGWGLYLVDRLADRWALERGESHIRIWFELDL comes from the coding sequence ATGGGGGATGTCCAGGGCATCGGATCTCGACTCCGGCTCCCTCGACGTCCTGACGCGGCATTCGCCGCGCGCCAGGCGGTCGACGCTCTCTCCAGCGAGATCGACGAGGTCGCCCTCAGCGACGTGCGCCTGCTCGTCACCGAGCTGATAGCCAGCCGGGTTCAGCGGCCCGCCGGGACGGCCGCCGCGTGGGTGGAGCTCGATGTCGAGCTGGACGACGGCAGGCTGCATGTCGAGGTCAAGGACTACGGCCAGCGCTGGGCCTTCGAGCCGTCGCCGTTCACCTTCGAGCCCGAGGCGTCCTCCGGTTGGGGTCTCTACCTCGTGGACCGGCTCGCGGACCGCTGGGCGCTCGAGCGGGGCGAGTCGCACATCCGCATCTGGTTCGAGCTCGACCTGTAG
- a CDS encoding DUF892 family protein encodes MTARDAKLIQYLNEAFGKEKELETALQAHIAMTTRAPYKKKLQEHLRETKRHAKEVERRIKKLGGKAEALSAPGPDAVGETAGKMAGAARKAVAVAKGPVHALRGTGEQEKMLKNAKTEFFNEAEEIATYRAIETLSEKVGDKETAKLARAILREEERMQKFLERLIPQLAKAVVTEEIPASERNGSRRRRSGAGSRSSGRSAGASSRSGSTSRSSSGRAKSSGRAKASGRAKSTTRTTPSKRASSGRASSGRAKTASRSASSRSRASGSRKSGSSSGTRSRSR; translated from the coding sequence ATGACTGCCAGAGACGCCAAGCTCATCCAGTACCTGAACGAGGCCTTCGGCAAGGAGAAGGAGCTCGAGACGGCTCTGCAGGCGCACATCGCGATGACCACGCGCGCGCCCTACAAGAAGAAGCTGCAGGAGCACCTGCGCGAGACCAAGCGCCACGCCAAGGAGGTCGAGCGCCGCATCAAGAAGCTCGGCGGCAAGGCCGAGGCGCTGTCCGCTCCCGGACCGGACGCGGTTGGCGAGACCGCCGGCAAGATGGCGGGCGCGGCTCGCAAGGCCGTGGCCGTCGCCAAGGGCCCGGTGCACGCCCTGCGCGGCACCGGCGAGCAGGAGAAGATGCTCAAGAACGCCAAGACGGAGTTCTTCAACGAGGCGGAGGAGATCGCCACCTACCGGGCGATCGAGACCCTGAGCGAGAAGGTGGGGGACAAGGAGACGGCCAAGCTCGCCCGCGCGATCCTGCGTGAGGAGGAGCGGATGCAGAAGTTCCTCGAGCGGCTGATCCCCCAGCTCGCGAAGGCGGTCGTCACCGAGGAGATCCCGGCGTCGGAGCGCAACGGGTCGCGCCGCCGTCGCAGTGGCGCGGGCTCACGGAGCAGCGGCCGGTCGGCCGGCGCCTCGTCGCGGTCGGGCTCCACGTCGCGCTCGTCCTCGGGCCGCGCCAAGTCATCGGGCCGGGCGAAGGCCTCGGGCCGCGCCAAGTCCACAACCCGCACGACGCCGTCCAAGCGCGCGTCCTCGGGCCGCGCCTCCTCGGGCCGGGCGAAGACCGCGAGCCGCTCCGCGTCGTCGCGCTCGCGCGCCTCGGGGTCGCGGAAGTCCGGGTCCTCGAGCGGCACGCGCTCGCGCAGCCGGTAG
- a CDS encoding CHRD domain-containing protein yields the protein MKKRYFAIVIGAMACVVLGFTVSSVAQRGSSNQAFFATLTGANELDEDNDRGAGDRNGRGAFSAIFDGRQLCYGIQVKNIGDPSAAHIHRARSNRNGPVVVPLETPDGGDQGTSSACTRLSSRLARSIQRNPGSYYVNVHNADFPNGAVRGQLFGRAR from the coding sequence ATGAAGAAGCGTTACTTCGCCATCGTGATCGGCGCGATGGCGTGCGTGGTGCTCGGGTTCACGGTCTCGTCGGTCGCCCAGCGGGGCAGCTCGAACCAGGCCTTCTTCGCCACGCTCACCGGCGCGAACGAGCTCGACGAGGACAACGACCGCGGGGCTGGGGATCGCAACGGTCGCGGGGCCTTCAGCGCGATCTTCGACGGGCGCCAGCTCTGCTACGGCATCCAGGTGAAGAACATCGGTGACCCGAGCGCGGCCCACATCCACCGCGCACGCTCCAACCGAAACGGCCCGGTGGTCGTGCCGCTGGAGACGCCGGACGGGGGCGACCAGGGCACCTCGAGCGCCTGCACGCGCCTGAGCAGCCGCCTGGCGCGCTCGATCCAGCGCAACCCCGGCAGCTACTACGTGAACGTGCACAACGCCGACTTCCCGAACGGCGCGGTGCGCGGGCAGCTGTTCGGCCGGGCACGCTGA
- the purH gene encoding bifunctional phosphoribosylaminoimidazolecarboxamide formyltransferase/IMP cyclohydrolase → MEISTSGDGAVTAPGEVRVRRALLSASDKRGLVDFARGLRDIGVEIVSTGGTAKELAGAGIDVRPIEDYTGFPEILDGRVKTLNPRIYAGLLAVRSKAEHVQTLGEHDIDPIDLVCVNLYPFERTAAQRGVTDEEVIEDIDIGGPTLIRAAAKNHAFAAVVVRPESYDAVLDELRESECRLSEQTREALALEAFSYTARYDSAIARWFSERDEDFPALYVRAYEKVLDLSYGENPHQRAAYYAGASARTDLLSMVSKLHGKELSFNNLLDLDGARRVLEEFEVPAAVIVKHSNPCGVAVAPSVGDAFRSALATDPLSAFGGVICLNRRVDRELAEELHRMFVEVVFAPGYDDDALDVLMQKEAIRILDNQERRNWPLAEQDFKRVRGGMLLQDRDQDIELRDEMQVVTERRPSEKEWEDLRFAWKVCKHVRSNAIVLSKELSTHGIGAGQMSRVDSVRVAVEKAGISKLALDGAAMASDAFFPFPDGPQVAIEAGVRSVIQPGGSKRDHEVVEACDAAGIAMVFTARRHFRH, encoded by the coding sequence ATGGAGATCTCGACCAGCGGTGACGGCGCGGTGACCGCGCCCGGCGAGGTGCGGGTGCGGCGCGCCCTGCTCAGCGCGTCGGACAAGCGCGGGCTCGTGGACTTCGCGCGCGGGCTGCGCGATATCGGGGTGGAGATCGTGTCCACCGGCGGCACCGCCAAGGAGCTCGCGGGCGCGGGCATCGACGTGCGGCCGATCGAGGACTACACGGGCTTTCCCGAGATCCTCGACGGGCGCGTCAAGACGCTCAACCCGCGCATCTACGCCGGCCTGCTGGCGGTCCGCTCGAAGGCAGAGCACGTGCAGACGCTCGGCGAGCACGACATCGATCCCATCGACCTCGTGTGCGTGAACCTCTACCCGTTCGAGCGCACGGCGGCGCAGCGCGGCGTCACGGACGAGGAGGTCATCGAGGACATCGACATCGGCGGCCCCACGCTCATCCGGGCGGCGGCCAAGAACCACGCCTTTGCGGCGGTGGTCGTGCGGCCCGAGAGCTACGACGCCGTGCTCGACGAGCTGCGCGAATCGGAATGCCGCCTGTCCGAGCAGACGCGCGAGGCGCTGGCGCTGGAGGCGTTCTCCTACACGGCGCGCTACGACTCGGCCATCGCCCGCTGGTTCTCGGAGCGCGACGAGGACTTCCCGGCGCTCTACGTGCGCGCGTACGAGAAGGTCCTCGACCTCTCCTACGGCGAGAACCCGCACCAGCGCGCCGCCTACTACGCGGGGGCCAGCGCCCGCACCGACCTGCTGTCGATGGTGTCCAAGCTTCACGGCAAGGAGCTGTCGTTCAACAACCTGCTCGACCTCGACGGCGCCCGCCGGGTGCTGGAGGAGTTCGAGGTGCCGGCGGCTGTCATCGTCAAGCACAGCAACCCGTGCGGCGTGGCGGTCGCCCCGTCGGTGGGGGATGCGTTCCGGAGCGCGCTCGCCACGGACCCGCTCAGCGCCTTCGGCGGCGTCATCTGCCTCAACAGGCGCGTGGACAGGGAGCTCGCCGAGGAGCTGCACAGGATGTTCGTGGAGGTCGTGTTCGCACCCGGCTACGACGACGACGCGCTGGACGTGCTGATGCAGAAGGAGGCCATCCGCATCCTCGACAACCAGGAGCGCCGCAACTGGCCGCTCGCCGAGCAGGACTTCAAGCGCGTGCGCGGCGGCATGCTGCTGCAGGACCGCGACCAGGACATCGAGCTGCGCGACGAGATGCAGGTGGTCACGGAGCGGCGGCCGAGCGAGAAGGAGTGGGAGGACCTGCGCTTCGCCTGGAAGGTCTGCAAGCACGTGCGCTCCAACGCCATCGTGCTGTCGAAGGAGCTCTCCACCCACGGCATCGGCGCCGGGCAGATGAGCCGGGTGGACTCGGTGCGCGTGGCCGTGGAGAAGGCGGGAATCTCGAAGCTGGCTCTGGACGGCGCCGCCATGGCCTCCGACGCCTTCTTCCCCTTCCCCGACGGGCCCCAGGTGGCCATCGAGGCGGGCGTGCGGTCGGTCATCCAGCCGGGCGGCTCCAAGCGCGACCATGAGGTGGTGGAGGCCTGCGACGCCGCCGGCATCGCGATGGTGTTCACCGCCAGGAGGCACTTCCGGCACTGA
- the purN gene encoding phosphoribosylglycinamide formyltransferase: MTAAGSGLRVGVLVSGAGTNLQAILDTVHGREGIEVACVASSRAEARGLERARDAGVDAGVFAGIDYEDRSARDVAMGDWLEQHGVGLLVLAGFMEVLDVAFVRRFAGRMINVHPSLLPAFPGIRAIEQAMDYGVRVTGVTVHFVDEGLDTGPIVLQEALELPYAADIAAVETRVHEIEHRLLPQAIRLIARGAVRTDPGNPRRVLVDGDLDQR; the protein is encoded by the coding sequence GTGACGGCGGCGGGCTCCGGCCTGCGCGTGGGCGTGCTCGTCTCGGGCGCGGGCACGAACCTGCAGGCGATCCTCGACACCGTCCACGGCCGCGAGGGGATCGAGGTGGCGTGCGTGGCCTCCAGCAGGGCGGAGGCTCGGGGGCTGGAGCGCGCGCGGGACGCCGGCGTGGACGCCGGCGTGTTCGCGGGCATCGACTACGAGGACCGCTCGGCGCGGGACGTCGCGATGGGGGACTGGCTCGAGCAGCACGGCGTCGGGCTGCTGGTGCTCGCGGGCTTCATGGAGGTGCTCGACGTGGCGTTCGTCCGCCGCTTCGCCGGGCGCATGATCAACGTGCATCCGTCCCTGCTCCCCGCCTTCCCGGGCATCCGCGCGATCGAGCAGGCGATGGACTACGGGGTGCGCGTCACGGGCGTCACGGTGCACTTCGTGGACGAGGGACTGGACACCGGGCCGATCGTCCTGCAGGAGGCGCTGGAGCTTCCGTATGCTGCCGACATCGCCGCCGTCGAGACCCGCGTCCACGAGATCGAGCACCGGCTCCTCCCGCAGGCGATCCGCCTGATAGCGCGCGGGGCCGTGCGCACCGATCCCGGCAACCCGCGGCGCGTGCTGGTCGATGGAGATCTCGACCAGCGGTGA
- a CDS encoding ATP-dependent DNA helicase RecQ → MDLDSALAENFGFPGFRRGQREACEAALAGRDALVVMPTGSGKSLCYQLPALLRDDLAIVVSPLVALMQDQVEALAARGLGERVALVNAQQDASANSRALTRAADGSLRLLYVAPERFSSPGFLDKLRGVRVGLFVVDEAHCVSQWGHDFRPDYFRLADAARHLGAASLFASTATATPRVATDVVRRLGLREVLRVVTGFDRPNLSFTVVRPGGSEKRTLLVEALRAPDALPAIVYAGTRAGSEEVAEELSAALGEEALAYHAGLERAHRADVQRRFLADDVRVVVATNAFGMGVDKPNVRTVVHASVPSSLEAYYQEAGRGGRDGAPARALLLAEARDKALHVHFIKRDELDEGLPGRLARLLENAARRAAGPVQPALDGSTPAPLRYDVAARELARDLRCSADQLRALLGHLARAGAIQPAPSAPDRVAGRIEREFDRRVDTLCRASIADAARARWRQYRESWAYVEGADCRRGTILRHFGDSAEPAPEGPCCDICDPSLAPVAPPPDPVTLESLDDAIISVARGARPAVGRTTCAEILHGARTKKIARNAYDGLPAYGSSARRRRAEILARIDELIDDGKLATSGGAYPVLRVRA, encoded by the coding sequence ATGGACCTCGACTCCGCACTCGCCGAGAACTTCGGGTTCCCCGGCTTCCGGCGCGGCCAGCGCGAGGCCTGCGAGGCCGCCCTGGCGGGCCGCGACGCGCTCGTGGTCATGCCCACGGGCTCGGGCAAGTCGCTCTGCTACCAGCTGCCCGCACTGCTGCGGGACGACCTCGCGATCGTCGTGTCGCCGCTCGTGGCGCTCATGCAGGACCAGGTGGAGGCGCTGGCGGCGCGCGGGCTCGGGGAGCGGGTGGCGCTGGTCAACGCCCAGCAGGACGCGTCGGCCAACTCGCGGGCGCTGACGCGTGCGGCGGACGGCTCGCTGCGCCTGCTGTACGTCGCGCCGGAGCGGTTCTCGTCCCCCGGCTTCCTCGACAAGCTGCGCGGTGTGCGCGTGGGACTGTTCGTGGTCGACGAGGCGCACTGCGTCTCGCAGTGGGGGCACGACTTCCGGCCGGACTACTTCCGGCTGGCGGACGCCGCGCGCCACCTCGGCGCCGCGTCGCTGTTCGCGTCCACCGCCACGGCCACCCCGCGCGTGGCCACCGACGTGGTGCGGCGGCTGGGGCTGCGGGAGGTGCTGCGGGTTGTCACGGGGTTCGACCGGCCCAACCTGTCATTCACGGTGGTGCGGCCGGGCGGAAGCGAGAAGCGGACGCTCCTGGTCGAGGCGCTGCGCGCGCCCGATGCCCTGCCGGCCATCGTCTACGCGGGCACGCGCGCGGGCTCGGAGGAGGTCGCGGAGGAGCTGTCGGCCGCGCTCGGCGAGGAGGCGCTCGCCTACCACGCCGGGCTCGAGCGCGCCCACCGGGCCGATGTGCAGCGGCGCTTCCTCGCCGACGACGTGCGGGTGGTGGTGGCCACCAACGCCTTCGGCATGGGGGTCGACAAGCCCAACGTGCGCACGGTCGTCCATGCCAGCGTGCCGTCGTCACTGGAGGCCTACTACCAGGAGGCGGGCCGCGGCGGGCGTGACGGCGCCCCGGCGCGGGCGCTGCTGCTGGCCGAGGCGCGCGACAAGGCCCTGCACGTCCACTTCATCAAGCGCGACGAGCTCGACGAGGGGCTGCCGGGCAGGCTCGCGCGGCTGCTCGAGAATGCGGCGCGGCGGGCGGCGGGGCCGGTGCAGCCCGCGCTCGACGGCAGCACGCCGGCTCCCCTGCGCTATGACGTCGCTGCGCGAGAGCTGGCGCGCGACCTCCGCTGCAGCGCGGACCAGCTGCGCGCCCTGCTCGGGCATCTCGCGCGGGCGGGCGCCATCCAGCCGGCGCCGTCGGCTCCCGATCGCGTGGCGGGCAGGATCGAGCGCGAGTTCGACCGCCGGGTGGACACGCTGTGCCGCGCCTCGATCGCCGACGCCGCACGGGCTCGCTGGCGTCAGTACCGCGAGTCCTGGGCGTACGTCGAGGGCGCCGATTGCCGGCGTGGCACCATCCTGCGCCACTTCGGCGATTCGGCCGAGCCGGCGCCCGAGGGCCCCTGCTGCGACATCTGCGACCCGTCGCTCGCGCCGGTGGCCCCCCCGCCGGACCCGGTCACGCTCGAGAGCCTCGACGACGCCATCATCTCGGTCGCGCGCGGCGCCAGGCCCGCCGTGGGGCGCACCACTTGCGCCGAGATCCTGCATGGGGCGCGCACGAAGAAGATCGCGCGCAACGCGTACGACGGGCTGCCCGCCTACGGAAGCTCGGCGCGCCGCCGGCGGGCGGAGATCCTCGCGCGGATCGATGAGCTCATCGACGACGGGAAGCTCGCCACGAGCGGCGGGGCGTATCCCGTGCTGCGCGTCCGGGCGTGA
- the purF gene encoding amidophosphoribosyltransferase, with the protein MTPQEALPERDGPRDECGVFGVYAPESDVARLAYFALFALQHRGQESAGIATCESGHITTLRDLGLVSQVFSEASLRGLVGNMALGHVRYSTTGSSAWENAQPVYRSDKREIALAHNGNLINAVELHAELSDRGVQFRSTSDSEIIAALLSTHEAEHVEDAIADVMPRLEGAFSTVVMTRDSVVAFRDGAGLRPLALGQLGDRYCVASESCAFDIIGAKFLREVQPGELVSIGERGMEVRQVVEGQRRAFCVFEHIYFARPDSLLEGNRTQVSRRKMGEILWREHPLEADVVIAVPDSGNPGAAGFAKASGINRDDGLIKNRYVARTFIQPGQELRKHGLRMKFNPLPEVVRGKRLVVVDDSIVRGNTTRQIVKMLRDAGAAEVHMRITAPPIRHPCHYGVDMSTSEEMVAHGRTVEEIATELGCDSLAYLSLEGVYEAIRSTRETHCDACFSGDYPLERTDGANGKFALEELPVLPA; encoded by the coding sequence ATGACTCCTCAGGAGGCACTCCCCGAGCGCGACGGCCCGCGCGACGAGTGCGGCGTCTTCGGCGTCTACGCGCCGGAATCGGACGTCGCCCGCCTCGCCTACTTCGCGCTGTTCGCGCTCCAGCACCGCGGTCAGGAGTCGGCCGGCATCGCCACCTGCGAGTCGGGCCACATCACCACGCTGCGCGACCTCGGCCTGGTCTCCCAGGTGTTCAGCGAGGCCAGCCTGCGCGGGCTGGTGGGCAACATGGCCCTGGGTCACGTGCGCTACTCCACCACCGGGTCGTCGGCGTGGGAGAACGCCCAGCCGGTCTATCGCTCGGACAAGCGCGAGATCGCGCTTGCGCACAACGGCAACCTCATCAACGCCGTCGAGCTTCATGCCGAGCTCTCGGACCGCGGCGTGCAGTTCCGCTCCACCTCGGACTCGGAGATCATCGCCGCGCTGCTCTCCACCCACGAGGCCGAGCACGTGGAGGACGCCATCGCGGACGTCATGCCGCGGCTGGAGGGCGCGTTCTCCACGGTCGTCATGACGCGCGACTCGGTGGTGGCGTTCCGTGACGGCGCGGGGCTGCGGCCGCTCGCGCTCGGCCAGCTCGGCGACCGCTACTGCGTGGCGTCCGAGAGCTGCGCGTTCGACATCATCGGCGCCAAGTTCCTGCGCGAGGTGCAGCCCGGCGAGCTGGTCTCGATCGGCGAGCGCGGCATGGAGGTGCGCCAGGTGGTCGAGGGGCAACGGCGTGCGTTCTGCGTCTTCGAGCACATCTACTTCGCCCGCCCCGACTCGCTGCTCGAGGGCAACCGCACGCAGGTGTCGCGGCGCAAGATGGGCGAGATCCTCTGGCGCGAGCATCCGCTGGAGGCAGATGTCGTCATCGCCGTGCCGGACTCGGGCAACCCGGGCGCGGCGGGGTTCGCCAAGGCGTCGGGCATCAACCGCGACGACGGCCTGATCAAGAACCGCTACGTGGCGCGCACGTTCATCCAGCCCGGCCAGGAGCTGCGCAAGCACGGCCTGCGGATGAAGTTCAACCCGCTGCCCGAGGTGGTGCGCGGCAAGCGGCTCGTGGTGGTGGACGACTCGATCGTGCGCGGCAACACCACCCGCCAGATCGTGAAGATGCTGCGCGACGCGGGGGCGGCCGAGGTGCACATGCGCATCACGGCGCCGCCCATCCGCCATCCCTGCCACTACGGGGTGGACATGTCCACCTCGGAGGAGATGGTGGCCCACGGGCGCACCGTGGAGGAGATCGCCACCGAGCTCGGCTGCGACTCGCTCGCCTACCTCTCCCTCGAGGGCGTGTACGAGGCCATCCGCTCCACCCGCGAGACGCACTGCGACGCCTGTTTCTCGGGTGACTACCCGCTCGAGCGCACGGACGGCGCGAACGGCAAGTTCGCGCTGGAAGAGCTGCCCGTCCTGCCCGCGTGA
- the purL gene encoding phosphoribosylformylglycinamidine synthase subunit PurL encodes MTAVAAHRALGLTDAEYDGIVEKLGNEPNEVELAMFSLMWSEHCAYKHSKRLLRRLPVEGPHLVMGPGENAGAVDVGDGLAVAFKVESHNHPSAVEPFQGAATGVGGILRDVFAVGARPIAILDSLRFGELDSARSRYLLEHAVAGIGHYGNSIGVATVGGEIMFEGPYEQNCLVNAMCLGIARKDRLIRSAAAGVGNLVVLFGALTGRDGIGGASVLASAELGEDDADKRPTVQIGDPFEEKKLLECSLELLDRGLLASLQDLGAAGLTSSSSEMASKGGVGIDIDVSRVPLREADMEPFEVMVSESQERMLCVVEPERLEEVLAVCDKWDVRATAIGEVTDTRRMRVFDGDELVGDMPVVALVDECPLYDLEPAPPEAPLYPPPPRALSADASPEETLLGLLHSPNLAGKSWAFEQYDTLVGSRTVRRRVEGGRSVQSATADAAVLSLAHDGGTGAIAVSIDGNGRRVACDPYAGAVEAVLECAANLACAGAEPLGLTNCLNFGNPEKPHIAWQLERAVAGLADACRALDVPVVGGNVSLYNEGGGGPIYPTPIVGMVGKLPDPETVPGSAFREEGHVIALVGPFEPYVQGSEWHKLNGELAHGLPQVDLQAHAAALAAVRETVRAGTLASVHDISGGGLACTLAECCIAGGIGASVAWKPSDSDVEAASYPALSRLLLFGEGPGGWVVSGPAEAVDAIVGVSVQRLGEVGGETLEMAASAATLSLSVGDLRNAHERGIPDRFS; translated from the coding sequence GTGACCGCAGTCGCGGCGCACCGCGCGCTCGGCCTGACCGACGCCGAGTACGACGGCATCGTCGAGAAGCTCGGCAACGAGCCCAACGAGGTCGAGCTCGCCATGTTCTCGCTCATGTGGAGCGAGCACTGCGCGTACAAGCACTCCAAGAGGCTGCTGAGGCGGCTGCCGGTGGAGGGGCCGCATCTCGTGATGGGCCCGGGTGAGAACGCGGGCGCGGTGGACGTGGGAGACGGGTTGGCGGTGGCGTTCAAGGTCGAGTCGCACAACCATCCCAGCGCGGTGGAGCCGTTTCAGGGCGCCGCCACCGGCGTGGGAGGCATCCTGCGGGACGTCTTCGCGGTGGGCGCGCGTCCCATCGCCATCCTCGACTCGCTGCGCTTCGGCGAGCTCGACTCCGCTCGCTCGCGCTACCTGCTCGAGCATGCCGTGGCGGGCATCGGCCACTATGGGAACTCGATCGGCGTGGCCACCGTGGGCGGCGAGATCATGTTCGAGGGGCCCTACGAGCAGAACTGCCTGGTCAACGCCATGTGCCTCGGCATCGCGCGCAAGGACCGGCTCATCCGCAGCGCGGCGGCGGGGGTCGGCAACCTCGTGGTGCTGTTCGGCGCGCTCACGGGCCGCGACGGCATCGGCGGCGCGTCGGTGCTCGCCAGCGCTGAGCTCGGGGAGGACGACGCCGACAAGCGCCCCACCGTCCAGATCGGGGATCCCTTCGAGGAGAAGAAGCTGCTCGAGTGCTCGCTGGAGCTGCTGGACCGCGGGCTGCTGGCATCGCTGCAGGACCTCGGCGCCGCCGGGCTCACGTCGAGCTCGTCGGAGATGGCGTCCAAGGGCGGGGTGGGCATCGACATCGACGTGTCCCGGGTGCCGCTGCGCGAGGCCGACATGGAGCCGTTCGAGGTGATGGTCTCGGAGTCGCAGGAGCGGATGCTGTGCGTGGTCGAGCCCGAGCGGCTCGAAGAGGTGCTCGCCGTCTGCGACAAGTGGGACGTGCGCGCCACGGCTATCGGCGAGGTCACCGACACGCGGCGGATGCGCGTGTTCGACGGCGACGAGCTCGTGGGCGACATGCCGGTGGTCGCGCTCGTGGACGAGTGCCCGCTCTACGACCTCGAGCCCGCCCCGCCGGAGGCTCCGCTATATCCCCCTCCGCCGCGGGCGCTCTCCGCGGACGCGTCCCCGGAGGAGACGCTGCTCGGGCTGCTGCATTCGCCCAACCTGGCCGGCAAGAGCTGGGCCTTCGAGCAGTACGACACGCTCGTCGGGTCGCGCACGGTGCGCCGGCGCGTGGAGGGCGGCCGCTCCGTCCAGTCCGCCACGGCCGACGCCGCGGTGCTCTCCCTCGCCCACGACGGCGGCACGGGCGCCATCGCGGTCTCCATCGACGGCAACGGCCGGCGGGTGGCGTGCGACCCCTACGCCGGCGCGGTCGAGGCGGTCCTGGAGTGCGCCGCCAATCTCGCCTGCGCGGGCGCCGAGCCGTTGGGCCTCACCAACTGCCTGAACTTCGGCAACCCGGAGAAGCCGCACATCGCGTGGCAGCTCGAGCGCGCGGTGGCGGGCCTGGCCGACGCCTGCCGCGCGCTCGACGTCCCGGTGGTGGGTGGCAACGTCTCGCTCTACAACGAGGGCGGCGGCGGCCCGATCTACCCCACGCCCATCGTCGGGATGGTCGGCAAGCTGCCAGACCCGGAGACGGTGCCGGGCAGCGCCTTCCGGGAGGAGGGGCACGTCATAGCGCTGGTGGGCCCGTTCGAGCCCTACGTCCAAGGCTCCGAGTGGCACAAGCTCAACGGCGAGCTGGCGCACGGTCTGCCGCAGGTGGACCTTCAAGCGCACGCGGCAGCGCTTGCGGCGGTCCGCGAAACCGTCCGGGCGGGCACGCTTGCCTCCGTCCACGACATCTCGGGAGGTGGGCTGGCATGCACACTCGCCGAGTGCTGCATCGCCGGTGGGATCGGAGCATCGGTCGCGTGGAAGCCCAGCGACTCGGACGTCGAGGCGGCCTCGTACCCGGCCCTTTCGCGCCTGCTCCTCTTCGGGGAGGGGCCCGGCGGCTGGGTCGTCTCGGGCCCGGCGGAGGCGGTCGACGCGATCGTTGGGGTGTCCGTGCAGAGGCTCGGCGAGGTCGGCGGCGAGACGCTGGAGATGGCGGCTTCCGCTGCTACGCTCTCCCTGTCGGTCGGAGACCTCAGGAACGCGCACGAGCGCGGGATCCCCGACCGGTTCTCATGA
- the purQ gene encoding phosphoribosylformylglycinamidine synthase subunit PurQ, which yields MKFGVVRFPGSCDEHDALLACRRFADAEVLWHKDRDLKGVDAVVVPGGFSYGDYLRVGAIARFSPVMEAVTEFALAGRPVLGICNGFQVLCEAGLLPGALLPNTSLRFLCRDVDLVVENADTPFTRACSRGDVLSIPVKHTTGRFYAPEEALDELERQGQVLLRYADGHNPNGSARDIAGVANRQKNVFGLMPHPEHATDPLAGSADGGRIFESLVAHVEELVAA from the coding sequence ATGAAGTTCGGCGTCGTCAGGTTCCCGGGCTCGTGTGACGAGCACGATGCGCTGCTCGCCTGCCGCCGCTTCGCCGATGCCGAGGTGCTCTGGCACAAGGACCGCGACCTCAAGGGGGTCGATGCCGTGGTCGTGCCGGGCGGCTTCTCCTACGGCGACTACCTGCGGGTGGGCGCCATCGCGCGCTTCTCGCCGGTGATGGAGGCGGTCACGGAGTTCGCGCTGGCCGGCAGGCCCGTTCTCGGCATCTGCAACGGCTTCCAGGTGCTCTGCGAGGCCGGGCTGCTCCCCGGCGCGCTGCTGCCCAACACCAGCCTGCGCTTCCTCTGCCGCGACGTGGACCTGGTGGTGGAGAACGCCGACACGCCCTTCACGCGCGCGTGCTCGCGGGGCGACGTGCTCTCGATCCCGGTCAAGCACACCACGGGCCGCTTCTACGCGCCTGAGGAGGCGCTCGACGAGCTCGAGCGCCAGGGCCAGGTGCTGCTGCGCTACGCCGACGGCCACAACCCCAACGGCTCGGCGCGCGACATCGCCGGCGTGGCCAACCGCCAGAAGAACGTGTTCGGGCTCATGCCCCACCCCGAGCACGCCACCGACCCGCTCGCCGGGTCGGCCGACGGCGGGCGCATCTTCGAGTCGCTCGTCGCGCACGTCGAGGAGCTCGTCGCGGCGTGA
- the purS gene encoding phosphoribosylformylglycinamidine synthase subunit PurS, with amino-acid sequence MIRPKEGILDPQGQTVERALPALGFEGVANVHVGRLVELDVDDVARVPEMCEKLLANPLIEDYEVLAVD; translated from the coding sequence TTGATCCGGCCGAAGGAGGGCATTCTCGACCCCCAGGGCCAGACGGTGGAGCGCGCGCTTCCGGCGCTCGGCTTCGAGGGAGTGGCCAACGTCCACGTGGGGCGGCTCGTGGAGCTCGACGTGGACGACGTCGCGCGCGTGCCGGAGATGTGCGAGAAGCTGCTCGCCAACCCGCTCATCGAGGACTACGAAGTCTTGGCTGTGGACTGA